A region of Streptomyces sp. R44 DNA encodes the following proteins:
- a CDS encoding caspase family protein: MSEAEGRRFLITIGVGTYKDEEIADLPGVPHDVRRVRELLLPMGYELALEELAFEPTSRDVAEAVEEWAHDANLGPGDTVVVYFAGHGVKAPDRHYLLCSTTRRGRFSTALATEDLSRPLVLSPVGHLLVILDTCYAGAGSGDISVLASELTPVQRGPAGRWTLASARGKEQARENAFVDALAEVLEQPRAGGHQEYLGVREVTERVNQYFADRGLTQHANHSTVDSSGKAPFFHNKAHIPGLPTDGLDVGTLTRLRRESRGHFEARGRGLEHLGERGDHFTGRKAALDALTGWLTADRHDHKARAVTGDPGSGKSAVLGRLLRITEHQMVVPLHARRAVLEELVADLTAALRLPRPDRDELLDSLGQRTEPVVVLVDALDEAGTAGDSDESMRIARELLRPLSSLPTVRLIVGTRRPQLPSLGRAVEVVDLDTELFTSPDDVAAYATRLLLAEGDPAVPSPYKNRPDEARTVAEGIAARAGRSFLVARMTARTLIEGQIAVDTSVPGWTESLPSDADQAFAGYLARFGPDRPRVERLLRPLAYAQGAGLPWSTLWAPLAEALSGLPCPQDDLRWLHEHAGSYVVETEGPDGTSAYRLFHETMAEYLRRPGPDRDAHRTMTQALLERVPTDPRTGVRDWAAAHAYVRDHLASHAAGGGCLDRLLGDSEYLVHASPPELLRALDAVTTPEGRQRRSVYRASADVHRYFDVPGRRDVLAVDAARYGLRELAAELARDRPWRPRWATGGLVHPALHSVLDADGPVTHVACVAIEGRPHVLAVSRTTLHVWDLATSRPLMRLPADGRYLGPAPTVRAMTTTEVDGQPWALVLFGDEIHIWNLVAETHRRVPVDTPWGIRHIVCTAVGGRPHAVLVDGPDLRVWDLIDDAWRTVPSGHSVAYAVACADIDGRPHAVTTGDSDRLLHVVDLIDGQARPPLTVQGRIPRQVIPTILEDRPHLVGHDDFDEVRVWDLTTGTLRATHPRPPRAFNDLTCVDIDGRPHAVAVSDDGLVRVWALDGSRRRPPLSGHTDMVMAVAAVVDGRPYAVTGGLDGLVRVWDLTEDSDYATLPGHAAQVRSVLPVALEGRPHIVTVDAGATLEIRDLARGSVRSRLKVRADWTSAVAAVHPGVSGPPLALSSDGKTVRLWDLAAGRSFATLLKGKGTHWSEGGVAEVLIEGRPHVLLDYHTGTEVWDLTNRSMRGALPTEADPIRSLTCAEFSGRPYALTGHTSGVTRVWDLVAYTLVAQLDPRDESWINAVVCATIEGTPHAITGSDSGKLRVWNLATRALRHELPAHFRSVNALACVEIADRPHLLSGGADSTLLITDLVLGQPIEAITMPLPIDALAAHGDDIVMGLRNEVVVLTPSAPRR; the protein is encoded by the coding sequence ATGAGCGAAGCCGAGGGCCGCAGATTCCTGATCACCATCGGCGTCGGAACGTACAAGGACGAGGAGATCGCAGATCTCCCCGGCGTCCCCCACGACGTGCGGCGGGTCAGGGAGCTACTCCTCCCCATGGGATACGAACTCGCGCTCGAAGAGCTCGCCTTCGAGCCGACCTCCCGTGACGTCGCGGAGGCCGTCGAGGAATGGGCGCATGACGCGAACCTCGGGCCGGGGGATACCGTCGTGGTCTACTTCGCCGGCCACGGTGTGAAGGCTCCCGATCGCCACTATCTCCTCTGCTCCACCACCAGGCGGGGACGCTTCTCCACAGCGTTGGCCACCGAGGACCTGTCGCGACCTCTGGTACTGAGTCCCGTGGGGCACCTCCTGGTCATCCTGGACACCTGCTACGCCGGAGCGGGATCGGGAGACATCTCCGTGCTCGCCTCCGAACTGACCCCTGTTCAACGCGGCCCAGCCGGACGCTGGACGCTCGCCTCGGCACGGGGCAAGGAGCAGGCACGCGAGAACGCCTTCGTCGACGCTCTCGCCGAGGTTCTCGAACAGCCCCGCGCCGGCGGGCACCAGGAGTATCTGGGGGTGCGGGAGGTCACCGAACGAGTCAACCAGTACTTTGCGGATCGTGGACTGACGCAGCACGCCAACCACTCCACGGTCGACAGCAGTGGCAAAGCCCCCTTCTTCCACAACAAGGCCCACATCCCCGGCCTGCCCACCGACGGCCTCGATGTCGGGACGCTCACGCGCCTGCGCCGAGAATCCCGTGGACACTTCGAGGCCCGTGGCCGGGGACTGGAACACCTCGGCGAACGCGGCGACCACTTCACAGGCCGCAAGGCAGCCCTCGACGCGCTCACCGGCTGGCTGACCGCCGACCGACACGACCACAAGGCCCGAGCCGTCACCGGCGATCCCGGCTCGGGTAAGTCAGCCGTGCTGGGCCGACTGCTACGCATCACGGAGCACCAGATGGTCGTGCCGTTGCACGCCCGCCGTGCCGTCCTGGAGGAATTGGTCGCAGACCTCACCGCCGCTCTACGTCTGCCGAGGCCCGACCGGGACGAGCTGCTCGACTCCCTGGGCCAACGCACGGAACCGGTGGTGGTGCTGGTGGACGCACTCGACGAGGCGGGCACCGCGGGAGACAGCGATGAATCCATGCGAATAGCACGAGAGTTGCTGCGACCACTTTCCTCTCTTCCGACAGTGCGACTGATCGTGGGGACCCGCCGCCCACAACTCCCCTCCCTCGGACGAGCTGTGGAAGTTGTCGACCTGGACACCGAGTTGTTCACGTCTCCGGACGACGTCGCCGCATACGCGACAAGGCTGCTGCTGGCGGAGGGCGACCCGGCCGTCCCTTCCCCGTACAAGAACCGCCCCGACGAGGCACGTACGGTCGCCGAGGGCATCGCCGCGCGTGCCGGACGCTCGTTCCTGGTGGCCCGGATGACAGCCCGCACGCTGATCGAAGGTCAGATCGCCGTTGACACTTCGGTCCCCGGTTGGACGGAAAGCCTGCCCAGCGACGCCGACCAGGCATTCGCGGGCTACCTCGCCCGCTTCGGCCCTGACCGGCCCCGGGTCGAAAGACTGCTGCGCCCGCTCGCCTACGCGCAAGGAGCGGGCCTGCCCTGGTCGACCCTGTGGGCCCCGCTGGCGGAGGCCCTGTCAGGCCTTCCGTGTCCGCAGGACGACCTGCGTTGGCTGCACGAGCACGCGGGTTCGTACGTGGTCGAGACGGAGGGGCCCGATGGGACTTCCGCCTATCGGCTGTTCCACGAGACGATGGCGGAGTACCTGCGCCGCCCCGGCCCGGACAGGGACGCACACCGGACGATGACCCAAGCCCTGCTTGAACGGGTCCCGACGGACCCTCGCACGGGCGTACGAGACTGGGCGGCGGCACACGCCTACGTACGGGACCACCTCGCCTCCCACGCGGCCGGAGGCGGCTGCCTCGACAGGCTGCTGGGCGACTCGGAGTACCTGGTGCACGCGTCCCCGCCCGAGCTGTTGCGGGCGCTGGACGCGGTGACGACACCGGAGGGGCGGCAACGGAGGTCGGTGTACCGCGCCTCAGCGGACGTCCACCGGTACTTCGACGTCCCGGGTCGTCGGGACGTCCTGGCGGTGGACGCGGCGCGCTACGGGTTGCGCGAGCTGGCAGCCGAGCTGGCACGAGACAGGCCGTGGCGGCCCCGTTGGGCGACCGGGGGGCTGGTCCACCCCGCTCTGCACAGCGTGCTGGACGCGGACGGCCCGGTGACTCATGTGGCATGCGTGGCCATCGAGGGTCGGCCCCATGTCCTCGCCGTGTCCAGGACGACGCTCCATGTGTGGGACCTCGCCACGAGTCGACCGCTCATGCGTCTCCCCGCGGACGGGCGCTACCTCGGGCCGGCACCCACAGTCCGTGCGATGACCACGACGGAGGTCGATGGACAGCCCTGGGCCCTCGTACTCTTCGGCGACGAGATCCACATCTGGAACCTCGTCGCGGAGACCCATCGTCGCGTCCCCGTGGACACCCCATGGGGCATCCGGCACATCGTCTGCACAGCGGTCGGAGGACGACCCCACGCGGTCCTCGTGGACGGCCCGGACCTGCGCGTCTGGGACCTCATCGACGACGCCTGGCGGACAGTGCCGTCCGGGCATTCTGTCGCGTACGCCGTGGCCTGTGCAGACATCGACGGCCGCCCCCACGCCGTGACCACGGGTGACTCCGACCGCCTTCTTCACGTCGTCGACCTGATCGACGGGCAGGCGCGGCCACCGTTGACCGTGCAGGGAAGAATTCCTCGGCAGGTGATTCCCACGATCCTCGAGGATCGTCCTCATCTCGTCGGTCATGACGATTTCGACGAGGTCCGTGTCTGGGACCTGACGACGGGCACACTCCGGGCGACGCACCCACGGCCACCGCGGGCCTTCAACGATTTGACCTGCGTGGACATCGACGGCAGGCCTCATGCCGTGGCGGTGTCCGATGACGGACTCGTACGAGTATGGGCCCTGGACGGCAGCCGGCGTCGTCCTCCCCTGAGTGGCCACACCGACATGGTGATGGCGGTGGCCGCCGTCGTGGACGGACGGCCGTACGCCGTCACGGGCGGTCTGGACGGCCTGGTGCGAGTGTGGGACCTGACCGAGGACAGTGACTACGCCACGCTTCCCGGACACGCCGCGCAAGTGCGCAGCGTGCTACCCGTCGCCCTTGAGGGCCGCCCACACATCGTGACCGTCGACGCGGGGGCCACGCTCGAGATCCGCGATCTGGCACGGGGCTCGGTCCGCTCCCGACTGAAGGTCCGGGCCGACTGGACCAGTGCGGTGGCAGCCGTGCATCCCGGCGTCTCGGGACCACCTCTCGCCCTGTCGTCCGACGGTAAGACCGTACGCCTGTGGGACCTGGCGGCCGGCAGGTCGTTCGCCACGCTCCTCAAGGGCAAGGGCACGCACTGGTCCGAAGGCGGCGTGGCCGAGGTACTCATCGAGGGGCGGCCCCACGTGCTCCTCGACTACCACACGGGGACCGAGGTCTGGGATCTCACGAACCGTTCGATGCGTGGAGCCCTGCCCACCGAGGCCGATCCGATCCGATCCCTGACGTGCGCGGAGTTCTCCGGCCGGCCGTACGCCCTGACGGGACACACCAGCGGCGTCACCCGGGTCTGGGATCTCGTCGCATACACACTGGTGGCCCAACTGGACCCGAGAGACGAGTCGTGGATCAACGCGGTCGTCTGCGCCACGATCGAGGGCACACCCCACGCGATCACCGGCAGCGACTCCGGCAAGCTACGCGTCTGGAACCTCGCCACCCGTGCGCTGCGGCACGAGCTCCCCGCCCACTTCCGGTCGGTGAACGCGCTGGCTTGTGTGGAGATCGCCGACCGTCCCCATCTTCTCAGCGGTGGCGCGGACTCCACCCTGCTGATCACCGACCTCGTCCTCGGTCAACCGATCGAGGCGATCACGATGCCTTTGCCCATCGATGCCCTTGCTGCCCACGGTGACGACATCGTCATGGGCCTGCGCAACGAGGTCGTCGTCCTCACGCCTTCGGCTCCGCGCCGGTGA
- a CDS encoding antibiotic ABC transporter ATP-binding protein gives MVRVVVLHGIGQEFLGPEQMRRQAVPALLDGVGLAGHTPPAADEVGCAFYGDLYFEPGTRSDEVPPWDEFDVEEGLEADLLDAWWQAADPAWGAEAGTRGAAGFVASRALRSERVRAALDALAGTRFFGKVSDRLLILALKQVRRYLTEPSLRAAAQERLASLIGPDTRVVVAHSLGSVVAYETLCARPDLPVTDLVTLGSPLGLRGIVFDRLTPTPAQGKAAWPGSVRHWTNLADHGDIVALPDRLAPRFGAVRDLRVDNGTRMHDLARYLSAPKTGAAIARGLR, from the coding sequence GTGGTGCGCGTCGTAGTTCTGCACGGAATCGGCCAGGAGTTCCTGGGACCTGAGCAAATGCGCCGCCAGGCCGTCCCCGCTCTTCTCGACGGTGTCGGCCTGGCAGGACACACACCCCCGGCAGCCGACGAGGTCGGCTGCGCCTTCTACGGGGACCTCTATTTCGAACCTGGCACCCGTTCGGACGAGGTGCCGCCGTGGGACGAGTTCGACGTGGAGGAAGGCCTGGAGGCCGACCTCCTCGACGCCTGGTGGCAGGCCGCCGATCCTGCCTGGGGGGCCGAGGCCGGCACCCGCGGCGCAGCCGGGTTCGTCGCCTCCAGGGCGCTGCGTTCCGAGCGGGTCCGGGCGGCCTTGGACGCGCTCGCGGGCACGCGGTTCTTCGGCAAGGTCTCCGACCGGCTACTGATCCTCGCGCTGAAGCAGGTACGCCGCTACCTGACGGAGCCCTCCCTTCGGGCGGCCGCACAAGAGCGACTCGCTTCCCTGATCGGACCCGACACCCGCGTGGTCGTTGCCCACTCACTCGGCTCCGTCGTCGCCTACGAGACGCTCTGCGCCCGTCCCGACCTTCCCGTCACCGATCTCGTCACCCTCGGCTCCCCGCTGGGCCTGCGTGGCATCGTCTTCGACCGGCTGACGCCGACCCCGGCGCAAGGCAAGGCCGCCTGGCCCGGAAGCGTTCGACACTGGACCAACCTTGCCGACCACGGTGACATCGTGGCTCTTCCGGATCGTCTGGCTCCTCGCTTCGGAGCTGTTCGCGACCTCCGCGTCGACAACGGGACTCGGATGCACGATCTTGCCCGGTACCTGTCGGCGCCGAAGACGGGAGCTGCGATCGCGCGGGGTCTTCGATGA
- a CDS encoding MFS transporter, translating to MVALDLPTSTDRADSRMTGRMRLVLVVLLLAQFMLAVDFSILNVALPVIGQGLGFTLGGLQWIATAFALAAAGFTLLFGRVADLVGRRRLFLGGMALLGVSSLAGGLATGPEVLMAARVAQGLATAAVTPAGLSLLTSSFPEGPLRAKALGLNGALMSAGFTTGAILGGVLTDLLSWRWAFLVNVPVALAVLLVAPAVLQESRPAVRPRLDVPGAITVTGGLLALVYGLTLTGEHGWTDPTALTALAAGVALLAAFVLVERRAASPLVPIHVLKRRTVVWGNLAGLVAFVTETSLVFLMTLYLQDVLGFSPLAAGLSFGVLGAGTVLGGVAASRFIGRFGARSALVSGGLLQALATLALYGLGDDRSGLALLLAATFAGGVGNMLAIVGFMVTATSGLADGEQGMATGLATMTQQVGITMGTPIMSAVVVTAPVLLDGIGLAVLVNAAVVAAGAVLAGVFLRRT from the coding sequence ATGGTTGCCCTCGATCTCCCCACGTCCACGGACCGCGCCGACAGCCGGATGACCGGCCGGATGCGGCTCGTCCTCGTGGTCCTCCTCCTCGCCCAGTTCATGCTGGCCGTCGACTTCTCGATCCTGAACGTCGCCCTGCCCGTCATCGGCCAGGGACTCGGCTTCACCCTCGGCGGCCTCCAGTGGATCGCCACCGCCTTCGCCCTCGCCGCCGCCGGATTCACCCTCCTCTTCGGGCGCGTCGCCGACCTGGTCGGACGCCGCCGCCTCTTCCTCGGCGGCATGGCCCTCCTCGGCGTCTCCTCCCTCGCCGGCGGACTCGCCACCGGCCCCGAGGTCCTCATGGCCGCCCGCGTCGCCCAGGGCCTCGCCACCGCCGCCGTCACCCCCGCCGGGCTCTCCCTGCTCACCTCCTCCTTCCCCGAGGGCCCGCTGCGCGCCAAGGCGCTCGGCCTGAACGGCGCCCTCATGTCCGCGGGCTTCACCACCGGCGCGATCCTCGGCGGCGTCCTCACCGACCTGCTCTCCTGGCGCTGGGCCTTCCTCGTCAACGTGCCGGTGGCCCTCGCCGTCCTCCTCGTCGCCCCCGCGGTCCTCCAGGAGAGCCGCCCGGCCGTCCGCCCCCGCCTCGACGTGCCCGGCGCGATCACCGTCACCGGCGGCCTCCTCGCCCTCGTCTACGGCCTCACCCTCACCGGCGAGCACGGCTGGACCGACCCCACCGCGCTCACCGCCCTCGCCGCGGGCGTCGCGCTCCTCGCCGCCTTCGTCCTCGTCGAGCGGCGGGCCGCCTCGCCCCTCGTCCCGATCCACGTCCTGAAGCGCCGCACGGTCGTCTGGGGCAACCTCGCCGGGCTCGTCGCCTTCGTCACCGAGACCTCGCTGGTCTTCCTGATGACCCTGTACCTCCAGGACGTCCTGGGCTTCTCCCCGCTCGCCGCCGGACTCTCCTTCGGCGTCCTCGGCGCCGGCACGGTCCTCGGCGGGGTCGCCGCCTCCCGCTTCATCGGCCGCTTCGGCGCCCGCTCCGCCCTCGTCTCCGGCGGACTCCTCCAGGCCCTCGCCACCCTCGCCCTGTACGGACTCGGCGACGACCGCTCCGGCCTCGCGCTGCTGCTCGCCGCGACCTTCGCCGGCGGCGTCGGCAACATGCTCGCGATCGTCGGCTTCATGGTCACCGCCACCTCGGGGCTCGCGGACGGCGAGCAGGGCATGGCGACCGGGCTCGCGACCATGACGCAGCAGGTCGGCATCACCATGGGCACGCCGATCATGAGCGCCGTGGTCGTCACCGCGCCCGTGCTCCTCGACGGCATCGGCCTCGCGGTCCTCGTCAATGCCGCGGTCGTCGCCGCCGGAGCCGTACTGGCGGGCGTCTTCCTCCGTCGCACGTGA
- a CDS encoding acyl-CoA carboxylase epsilon subunit — MIKVVRGNPTPEELAAALAVVQARAAATAAASAEAGGPAVPEGWSDPSRIARSVRHRPGPRAWARSYWPV, encoded by the coding sequence ATGATCAAGGTCGTACGAGGCAACCCGACTCCGGAGGAGTTGGCCGCCGCACTGGCGGTCGTTCAAGCCCGGGCCGCGGCCACGGCGGCGGCGTCCGCCGAGGCGGGCGGCCCGGCGGTACCGGAGGGGTGGTCGGATCCCTCCCGTATCGCACGGTCGGTACGGCACCGGCCAGGCCCGCGGGCCTGGGCGCGGTCGTACTGGCCCGTGTGA
- the mmpB gene encoding morphogenic membrane protein MmpB produces MLWSDPKNQPPKFLRDMQAMLRRTGVLLALAMVVAMFVASAR; encoded by the coding sequence ATGCTGTGGTCCGACCCGAAGAACCAGCCGCCGAAGTTCCTGCGCGACATGCAGGCGATGCTGCGCCGCACCGGCGTGCTGCTTGCGCTCGCGATGGTGGTGGCGATGTTCGTGGCGAGCGCGCGCTGA
- a CDS encoding TetR/AcrR family transcriptional regulator gives MEQETRLTESRPASPGTMRPGGRTAKVRRAVLDATLDALADTGFHALNMDRIAASAGVGKTTVYRRWGSPVGLVTDLLHDMAEQSLPASDTGSLPGDLRANAELVRATLVDPRMGAVFRAVIAAAACDEECAGALAGFYRTRLAEWAPVVTKGEARGEIPAGTDPVELLRAVSAPLYYRFTVTREELDGAVAERAVTAALAAARDGVFVRA, from the coding sequence ATGGAACAGGAGACCCGTTTGACTGAGAGCCGGCCGGCCTCGCCCGGCACCATGCGCCCCGGCGGCCGCACCGCGAAGGTCCGCAGGGCGGTCCTCGACGCCACCCTGGACGCGCTCGCCGACACCGGCTTCCACGCGCTGAACATGGACCGGATCGCCGCGAGCGCCGGCGTCGGCAAGACCACCGTCTACCGCCGCTGGGGCTCCCCCGTCGGCCTGGTCACCGACCTCCTGCACGACATGGCCGAGCAGTCGCTGCCCGCCTCCGACACCGGCAGCCTCCCGGGTGACCTGCGGGCCAACGCCGAACTCGTCCGGGCCACCCTCGTGGACCCCCGCATGGGCGCCGTCTTCCGCGCCGTCATCGCCGCCGCGGCCTGCGACGAGGAGTGCGCCGGCGCCCTCGCCGGCTTCTACCGGACCCGGCTCGCCGAATGGGCCCCGGTCGTCACGAAGGGCGAGGCGCGCGGCGAGATCCCGGCGGGCACGGACCCCGTCGAACTCCTCCGCGCCGTCTCCGCGCCGCTCTACTACCGCTTCACGGTCACCCGCGAGGAGCTCGACGGGGCCGTCGCGGAACGAGCGGTGACGGCGGCGCTCGCGGCGGCGCGCGACGGGGTGTTCGTACGGGCGTGA
- a CDS encoding nucleoside triphosphate pyrophosphatase, with protein MTADPRRVVLASASPARLGLLRQAGLAPEVIVSGVDEDKVHAPTPAELALALAEAKAAHVAARPEAFGALVIGCDSVLELDKQALGKPADAEEATARWKSMRGRVGILQTGHCVYDTAAKRYESATASTVVRFGEPTDEEIAAYVASGEPLHVAGAFTLDGRSAPFIDGIDGDPGNVIGLSLPLLRRLLRKLDVEITDLWA; from the coding sequence ATGACTGCTGATCCGCGCCGTGTCGTGCTCGCCTCCGCCTCCCCCGCCCGGCTCGGTCTGCTCCGGCAGGCCGGACTCGCCCCCGAGGTGATCGTGAGCGGCGTCGACGAGGACAAGGTCCACGCCCCGACCCCGGCCGAACTCGCGCTCGCCCTCGCGGAGGCCAAGGCCGCCCATGTGGCCGCCAGGCCCGAGGCGTTCGGCGCGCTCGTCATCGGCTGCGACTCGGTCCTGGAGCTCGACAAGCAGGCCCTCGGCAAGCCGGCCGACGCCGAGGAGGCCACCGCCCGCTGGAAGTCGATGCGCGGCCGCGTCGGCATCCTGCAGACCGGCCACTGCGTGTACGACACGGCCGCCAAGCGCTACGAGTCGGCGACGGCCTCCACCGTGGTCCGCTTCGGCGAGCCGACGGACGAGGAGATCGCCGCGTACGTGGCGAGCGGCGAACCGCTCCACGTGGCGGGCGCGTTCACCCTGGACGGCCGCTCGGCCCCGTTCATCGACGGCATCGACGGCGACCCGGGCAATGTGATCGGCCTGTCCCTGCCGCTGCTGCGCCGGCTCCTGCGCAAGCTGGACGTCGAGATCACCGACCTCTGGGCCTGA
- a CDS encoding acyl-CoA carboxylase subunit beta translates to MSEPAEQYEIDIHTTAGKIADLKRRIDEATHAGSERAVEKQHAKGKLTARERIGLLLDEGSFVELDELARHRSTSFGLEKNRPYGDGVVTGYGTVDGRPVAVFSQDFTVFGGALGETYGQKIIKVMDFALKTGCPVIGINDSGGARIQEGVSALGMYGEIFRRNTHASGVIPQISLIVGPCAGGAVYSPAITDFTVMVDQTSHMFITGPDVIKTVTGEDVGFEELGGARTHNATSGVAHHMAGDEKDAIEYVKSLLSYLPSNNLSEAPAFPEVAETEVSDEDRELDTLIPDSANQPYDMHKVIEHVLDDGEFLETQALFAPNIVTGFGRVEGFPVGVVANQPMQFAGCLDIDASEKAARFVRTCDAFNIPVLTFVDVPGFLPGVDQEYGGIIRRGAKLIYAYAEATVPLITVITRKAFGGAYDVMGSKHLGADLNLAWPTAQIAVMGAQGAVNILHRRTIADAEDAGNAEAERARLMQEYEDALLNPYIAAERGYIDGVILPSDTRPQIVKGLRQLRTKRESLPPKKHGNIPL, encoded by the coding sequence ATGTCCGAGCCGGCAGAGCAGTACGAGATCGACATTCACACGACCGCGGGCAAGATCGCGGACCTCAAGCGCCGTATCGACGAGGCCACGCACGCCGGCTCGGAGCGCGCGGTGGAGAAGCAGCACGCCAAGGGCAAGCTGACGGCGCGCGAGCGGATCGGCCTTCTCCTGGACGAGGGTTCGTTCGTGGAGCTGGACGAGCTGGCCCGGCACCGGTCCACCAGCTTCGGTCTGGAGAAGAACCGGCCGTACGGAGACGGTGTCGTCACCGGGTACGGCACCGTGGACGGCCGTCCGGTCGCCGTGTTCTCGCAGGACTTCACGGTCTTCGGCGGCGCGCTCGGCGAGACGTACGGTCAGAAGATCATCAAGGTGATGGACTTCGCGCTGAAGACCGGCTGCCCGGTCATCGGCATCAACGACTCCGGCGGCGCCCGCATCCAGGAGGGTGTGAGCGCGCTCGGCATGTACGGCGAGATCTTCCGGCGGAACACGCACGCGTCGGGCGTGATCCCGCAGATCTCGCTGATCGTGGGCCCCTGCGCGGGCGGTGCGGTGTACTCGCCCGCGATCACCGACTTCACGGTGATGGTCGACCAGACCTCGCACATGTTCATCACCGGTCCCGACGTCATCAAGACGGTCACCGGCGAGGACGTGGGCTTCGAGGAGCTGGGCGGCGCCCGGACGCACAACGCGACCTCGGGCGTGGCGCACCACATGGCCGGTGACGAGAAGGACGCGATCGAGTACGTGAAGTCGCTGCTCTCGTACCTGCCGTCGAACAACCTCTCCGAGGCGCCGGCCTTCCCCGAGGTCGCGGAGACCGAGGTGAGCGACGAGGACCGCGAGCTCGACACGCTGATCCCGGACTCGGCGAACCAGCCGTACGACATGCACAAGGTCATCGAGCACGTCCTGGACGACGGCGAGTTCCTGGAGACGCAGGCGCTGTTCGCGCCGAACATCGTGACCGGCTTCGGCCGCGTCGAGGGCTTCCCGGTCGGCGTGGTCGCGAACCAGCCGATGCAGTTCGCGGGCTGCCTGGACATCGACGCGTCCGAGAAGGCCGCGCGGTTCGTGCGGACCTGTGACGCCTTCAACATCCCCGTGCTGACGTTCGTGGACGTCCCCGGCTTCCTGCCGGGTGTGGACCAGGAGTACGGCGGCATCATCCGGCGCGGCGCGAAGCTGATCTACGCGTACGCGGAGGCGACGGTCCCGCTGATCACGGTCATCACGCGCAAGGCCTTCGGCGGCGCGTACGACGTCATGGGCTCCAAGCACCTGGGCGCCGACCTGAACCTGGCGTGGCCGACGGCGCAGATCGCGGTCATGGGCGCGCAGGGCGCCGTCAACATCCTGCACCGCCGCACCATCGCCGATGCGGAGGACGCAGGCAACGCAGAGGCCGAGCGGGCGCGGCTCATGCAGGAGTACGAGGACGCCCTGCTCAACCCGTACATCGCCGCCGAGCGCGGCTACATCGACGGCGTGATCCTGCCGTCGGACACCCGCCCGCAGATCGTCAAGGGCCTGCGTCAGCTCCGTACGAAGCGGGAATCCCTGCCTCCGAAGAAGCACGGCAACATCCCGCTCTAG
- a CDS encoding biotin--[acetyl-CoA-carboxylase] ligase: MTTPQGSGGPWSDLDRPPLNAPALRRALVLPDGLWTSFDVVTSTGSTNSDLAARADELPEGAVLVAEEQTSGRGRLDRTWTAPARSGLFLSVLLKPDVPVHRWGWLPLLTGVAAATGLAKAAGVDTSLKWPNDILVSVGGEERKTGGILAERAGADAIVVGLGINVTLREEELPVPAAGSLLLAGAVSTDRDTLLRAVLRSLAQWYDAWVRADGDPEASGLQAAYAAGCATLGRRVRAELPGERMLEGEAVALDGDGRLVVETEGGGTEAVGAGDIVHLRT, encoded by the coding sequence ATGACGACCCCTCAAGGCTCAGGCGGACCCTGGTCCGACCTCGACCGGCCCCCGCTGAACGCCCCCGCGCTGCGCCGTGCGCTCGTCCTTCCCGACGGACTGTGGACCTCGTTCGACGTGGTCACCAGCACCGGCTCCACCAACAGTGACCTCGCCGCCCGCGCCGACGAACTGCCCGAAGGGGCCGTGCTCGTCGCCGAGGAGCAGACCTCGGGGCGTGGCCGGCTCGACCGGACCTGGACCGCGCCCGCCCGCTCCGGGCTCTTCCTCTCCGTCCTCCTCAAGCCGGACGTGCCCGTCCACCGCTGGGGCTGGCTGCCGCTGCTCACCGGCGTGGCGGCCGCCACCGGCCTCGCGAAGGCCGCCGGCGTCGACACCTCCCTCAAGTGGCCCAACGACATCCTGGTTTCCGTCGGCGGCGAGGAACGCAAGACCGGCGGCATCCTCGCCGAGCGGGCCGGAGCCGACGCCATCGTCGTCGGCCTCGGCATCAACGTCACCCTCCGTGAGGAGGAGCTGCCCGTCCCGGCGGCCGGCTCCCTGCTCCTCGCCGGCGCGGTCTCCACCGACCGCGACACCCTCCTGCGGGCCGTCCTGCGCTCCCTCGCCCAGTGGTACGACGCCTGGGTACGGGCCGACGGCGACCCCGAGGCCTCCGGCCTCCAGGCCGCCTACGCGGCCGGCTGCGCCACCCTCGGCCGCCGCGTGCGCGCCGAGCTCCCCGGTGAGCGCATGCTGGAGGGAGAGGCCGTGGCCCTCGACGGAGACGGCCGCCTGGTCGTCGAGACGGAGGGCGGCGGTACGGAAGCGGTGGGAGCGGGCGACATCGTCCACCTGCGGACCTGA